One Gavia stellata isolate bGavSte3 chromosome 20, bGavSte3.hap2, whole genome shotgun sequence genomic region harbors:
- the GDF5 gene encoding growth/differentiation factor 5 produces MKILHFLTLLLWHLTWLSLDLVPGALSNSEAGQSNPGSKLGLLKAEGKERIPSARAGTLRTASHGYSTGTSKARTKSSAVQAGALLAKNDESKKVLSRTAATEGKVGQLPSRPSGVRTVTPKVQNLSSKVALKKTGTSSTDTDSFKTKKTKEPVTQRETKETFRHPPVTPHEYMLSLYRTLSDAERKGVNGSVKLEAGLANTITSFIDKGQDERAPTIRKQKYIFDISALEKDGLLGAELRILRKKPSDTWKSHSSGKTSQVKLFSCSTNRQAATLLDSRTVSITDTPKWEVFDIWKLFRNFKNLVNLCFELETFDRGRAVDLRSVGFNRTGRQVNEKALFLVFGRTKKRDLFFNEIKARSGQDDKTVYEYLFNQRRKRRAPLATRQGKRPTKNLKARCSRKALHVNFKDMGWDDWIIAPLEYEAYHCEGLCEFPLRSHLEPTNHAVIQTLMNSMDPESTPPTCCVPTRLSPISILFIDSANNVVYKQYEDMVVESCGCR; encoded by the exons ATGAAAATCCTGCATTTTCTCACTTTACTGCTTTGGCATTTGACTTGGCTGTCTCTGGATCTAGTTCCTGGAGCGCTGAGTAATTCTGAAGCAGGCCAGAGTAATCCAGGATCTAAACTAGgtcttttaaaagcagaaggaaaagagaggattCCCTCAGCACGGGCAGGTACACTGAGGACCGCAAGCCATGGATATAGTACTGGGACCTCAAAGGCTAGGACTAAAAGCAGTGCTGTTCAGGCTGGAGCTCTGCTGGCCAAGAACGATGAATCAAAGAAGGTTCTCTCAAGAACAGCAGCCACGGAGGGCAAGGTAGGACAACTCCCCAGCAGACCTTCTGGAGTAAGGACAGTGACTCCAAAGGTTCAAAATCTTAGCAGCAAGGTGGCTTTGAAAAAAACTGGCACAAGCAGTACTGACACTGAttctttcaaaaccaaaaagactAAAGAGCCTGTAACCCAGAGGGAAACTAAGGAAACTTTCAGACATCCCCCTGTAACGCCACATGAATACATGCTCTCTTTGTACAGGACTCTCtcagatgcagaaagaaaaggtgttAATGGAAGTGTAAAACTGGAGGCTGGACTTGCCAATACAATAACCAGCTTTATAGACAAAGGACAAG ACGAGCGAGCGCCAActataagaaaacaaaaatatatttttgacaTCAGTGCATTAGAAAAAGATGGTTTACTGGGAGCAGAGCTTCGAATATTGAGGAAGAAGCCTTCTGATACGTGGAAGTCTCATTCTTCCGGAAAAACTTCCCAAGTGAAATTATTTAGTTGCTCTACAAACAGACAAGCAGCAACACTCCTGGACTCTCGTACTGTCAGTATCACAGATACACCGAAGTGGGAAGTGTTTGACATCTGGAAACTTTTCAGGAACTTTAAAAACTTGGTTAACTTGTGTTTTGAACTGGAAACTTTTGACAGGGGGAGAGCTGTTGATCTCAGGAGTGTGGGATTTAATAGAACAGGAAGACAGGTCAATGAAAAGGCTCTCTTCTTGGTATTTGGGAGGACCAAAAAAAGAGACTTATTCTTCAATGAAATCAAAGCTAGATCCGGCCAAGATGATAAAACTGTTTATGAGTACTTATTCAATCAGAGGCGGAAGAGAAGAGCTCCTCTAGCAACACGGCAAGGGAAGAGGCCCACTAAGAATCTGAAGGCAAGGTGTAGCAGAAAAGCCCTCCACGTGAATTTTAAGGATATGGGCTGGGATGACTGGATAATAGCCCCTCTAGAGTATGAAGCGTATCACTGCGAAGGGCTTTGTGAATTCCCCCTTCGATCCCATCTGGAGCCCACCAATCATGCAGTTATCCAAACATTAATGAACTCAATGGACCCCGAATCGACACCCCCAACTTGCTGTGTGCCAACCAGGTTGAGTCCTATTAGCATTCTTTTCATTGACTCTGCAAACAACGTGGTCTACAAGCAGTATGAGGACATGGTGGTGGAGTCGTGTGGTTGTAGGTAG